One Colius striatus isolate bColStr4 chromosome 10, bColStr4.1.hap1, whole genome shotgun sequence genomic region harbors:
- the LOC104553787 gene encoding transmembrane protein 121 has translation MVLPPPDKRHVCLTTIVIMTSMAFMDAYLVEQNQGPRKIGVCIIVLVGDICFLIVLRYVAVWVGAEVKTAKRGYAMILWFLYIFVLEIKLYFIFQNYKADKKNLETVARKALTLLLSICVPGLYLVLVALDSMEYIRTFRKKEDLRGRLFWVALDLLDILDIQANLWEPHRTGLPIWAEGLMFFYCYILLLILPCVSLSEISMQGEHIAPQKMMLYPVLSLVTINIVTIFIRAVNMVLFQDSRVSTIFIGKNIIAIATKACTFLEYKRQVKEFPQNAIALELQQNSLSHNQTIHSAQGIPHEPSPTSEILDT, from the coding sequence ATGGTGCTGCCGCCGCCTGACAAGCGCCACGTCTGCCTGACCACCATCGTCATCATGACCAGCATGGCCTTCATGGACGCCTACCTGGTGGAGCAGAACCAAGGGCCCCGCAAGATCGGCGTCTGCATCATTGTGCTGGTGGGGGACATCTGCTTCCTCATCGTGCTGCGTTACGTGGCGGTGTGGGTGGGGGCCGAGGTGAAGACGGCCAAGCGGGGCTACGCCATGATCCTGTGGTTCCTCTACATCTTCGTGCTGGAGATCAAGCTCTATTTCATCTTTCAGAATTACAAAGCGGACAAGAAGAACCTGGAGACGGTGGCCAGGAAAGCCCTGAccctgctcctctccatctGCGTGCCGGGGCTCTACCTGGTGCTGGTGGCCTTGGACAGCATGGAGTACATACGGACCTTTCGGAAGAAAGAGGACTTGAGGGGACGCCTCTTCTGGGTggcccttgacctgctggataTCCTGGACATCCAGGCCAACCTGTGGGAGCCGCACAGGACCGGCCTGCCCATCTGGGCAGAGGGGCTCATGTTCTTCTACTGCTACATACTCCTCCTGATCCTGCCTTGCGTGTCCCTCAGCGAGATCAGCATGCAAGGGGAGCACATTGCCCCGCAAAAAATGATGCTCTACCCCGTCCTCAGCCTGGTCACCATTAACATCGTCACCATCTTCATCCGGGCCGTCAACATGGTATTGTTCCAGGACAGCAGGGTCTCCACCATCTTTATCGGCAAGAACATTATCGCTATCGCCACCAAGGCCTGCACCTTCCTCGAGTACAAGCGGCAGGTGAAGGAATTCCCCCAGAACGCCATCGCCCTGGAGCTCCAGCAGAACTCCCTCTCCCACAACCAGACCATCCACAGCGCACAAGGCATCCCCCACGAGCCGTCTCCCACCAGCGAGATCCTGGACACCTGA